From one Treponema denticola genomic stretch:
- a CDS encoding galactokinase, translated as MNLKQDTALEALKDAFISFYGNSEEKIIFAVSPARINIIGEHIDYNGGLVLPAAVNLYLRIALRKRKDKKILYRSMKAEKVFEFELDGNLGFDKENDFANYLNGMFLFLKERGLKADTGFELLITSDIPQGSGISSSAALELCFGKIISHAFGFELDGIELAKTGRRVENDFLGLKSGIMDQFAIAMGKKNQALLLDTSSLDYEYIPLETEPYRIVIMNSNKPRKLTESKYNERKEECEKALAFLQKERDIDFLCDISVSDFEKLEQDLTSNLGEQIFRRVRHCVTEMDRVRRSAEALKNKDLKLLGASLNQSHLSLKDDYEVTGKELDALFFAAIKEKSCIGARMTGAGFSGCAIAIVHKDGFEEFAERVGKSYTEQTGFTASFFACQASDGVSIISI; from the coding sequence TTGAACTTAAAACAAGATACAGCCTTAGAGGCCTTAAAAGATGCCTTCATTTCTTTTTACGGTAATTCGGAAGAAAAAATTATTTTTGCAGTCTCTCCTGCACGGATAAATATAATAGGTGAACACATAGATTATAACGGAGGCCTTGTGCTGCCTGCCGCCGTTAATTTATATCTGAGAATTGCTCTGCGAAAAAGAAAGGATAAAAAAATACTTTACCGTTCGATGAAGGCGGAAAAAGTCTTTGAATTTGAGCTTGACGGAAATTTAGGTTTTGATAAAGAAAATGATTTTGCAAACTATTTAAACGGAATGTTTTTGTTTTTAAAAGAAAGGGGCTTGAAGGCCGATACTGGGTTTGAGCTTTTAATTACAAGTGACATTCCGCAAGGGAGCGGCATTTCTTCTTCGGCCGCCTTGGAACTTTGTTTCGGTAAAATTATTTCTCATGCCTTCGGTTTTGAGCTTGACGGCATTGAGCTTGCAAAGACAGGCCGGCGTGTCGAAAACGATTTCTTAGGTCTCAAGTCCGGAATTATGGATCAGTTTGCAATAGCGATGGGTAAAAAAAATCAAGCCCTTCTTTTAGACACATCTTCCTTGGACTATGAGTACATTCCTCTCGAAACCGAGCCCTACCGAATTGTAATCATGAATTCCAATAAACCCCGTAAATTGACGGAATCAAAATATAATGAAAGAAAGGAAGAATGCGAAAAAGCTCTTGCCTTTTTACAAAAAGAAAGGGACATAGATTTTTTATGCGATATAAGCGTTTCCGATTTTGAAAAATTGGAACAAGATTTGACTTCCAATTTGGGAGAACAAATTTTCCGCAGGGTAAGGCATTGCGTTACCGAGATGGATAGGGTAAGGCGGAGTGCGGAAGCATTAAAAAATAAGGACTTAAAACTTTTAGGCGCTTCCTTAAACCAATCCCATCTTTCGCTAAAAGATGATTATGAAGTTACCGGAAAAGAACTGGATGCTCTTTTTTTTGCAGCCATAAAAGAAAAAAGCTGTATCGGTGCCAGAATGACAGGTGCCGGCTTTTCGGGCTGTGCTATCGCCATTGTACACAAAGACGGCTTTGAAGAATTTGCCGAAAGAGTAGGGAAGTCCTACACGGAACAAACCGGCTTTACCGCTTCATTTTTTGCCTGCCAAGCCTCAGACGGAGTGTCTATTATTTCAATTTAA
- a CDS encoding right-handed parallel beta-helix repeat-containing protein, whose product MKKTITICLLATLVLANLTAAEYYVSKETGKNGNAGTKDAPFKNIEKAAEKVQPGDKIYVAEGNYYGVRDKGFIMIQKAVEIYGGYSKDFSKRDVLKYRTLVMPPASSNGTGRANKAMEFDIKNGEGKKLVIDGIIFDKGLSNGYHPTKGKPQGVETGMLVLPPGQGVNGNEKSITTEKAIFGGSIMKCDVLIQNCVFNNASNFAIQFGGTGNVKILNNVFTANAMAACEIWGKENKPNAVTVEFAYNTVLFTWPRTHAFEDMGYGFRVMTKVEVNIHHNIIGLSCLSAVDRCRIDSPASMENGRKVLMDNNRFFMNKQADVTLPGLGTFEYVWVKDFDDLDRFNSAEGNEELKDIASLKNVLNKAYLAGFLNATYKEKTDYDPNSPANEFRRAMGMNQTMTVQSDVSMFANKYPQDDAVKLFGAVKGFGAQAIK is encoded by the coding sequence ATGAAAAAAACAATTACAATTTGTTTACTGGCTACTCTCGTTTTAGCAAACCTAACAGCTGCGGAGTACTATGTTTCAAAAGAAACCGGTAAGAATGGAAATGCGGGTACAAAAGATGCCCCGTTTAAGAACATCGAAAAGGCTGCCGAAAAGGTTCAGCCGGGAGATAAAATCTACGTTGCCGAAGGTAATTATTACGGCGTTCGAGACAAGGGTTTTATCATGATACAAAAAGCAGTCGAAATTTACGGCGGATATTCCAAAGACTTTTCCAAACGGGATGTTTTAAAATACCGCACTCTTGTTATGCCGCCGGCTTCCTCAAACGGAACAGGCAGAGCAAACAAAGCTATGGAATTCGACATTAAAAACGGTGAGGGTAAAAAACTCGTAATTGACGGTATTATTTTTGATAAAGGCCTTTCAAACGGGTATCATCCCACAAAGGGTAAGCCTCAGGGTGTAGAAACCGGTATGCTTGTTTTACCGCCGGGTCAAGGTGTGAATGGTAATGAAAAATCCATTACAACGGAAAAGGCTATATTCGGCGGCAGTATAATGAAGTGCGATGTACTTATTCAAAACTGCGTATTCAACAATGCTTCCAATTTTGCCATTCAGTTTGGAGGAACAGGCAATGTTAAAATTTTGAATAACGTATTTACTGCAAATGCAATGGCGGCCTGTGAAATCTGGGGAAAAGAAAATAAACCGAATGCCGTAACGGTGGAGTTCGCATATAATACGGTACTGTTTACTTGGCCTCGTACTCATGCTTTTGAAGATATGGGCTACGGTTTCCGCGTTATGACAAAAGTTGAGGTAAATATACACCACAATATTATTGGGCTGTCTTGTCTTTCTGCAGTAGACCGCTGCCGTATCGATAGCCCCGCTTCAATGGAAAATGGGCGAAAGGTTCTTATGGACAACAACCGCTTTTTTATGAATAAACAGGCGGATGTAACCCTGCCAGGCTTAGGAACCTTTGAGTATGTATGGGTAAAAGACTTTGACGATCTCGACCGCTTTAACAGTGCAGAAGGCAATGAAGAGTTAAAAGATATTGCTTCGCTTAAAAATGTGTTAAATAAGGCATATTTGGCCGGTTTTTTGAATGCTACTTATAAAGAAAAAACGGACTATGACCCGAATTCTCCTGCCAATGAGTTCAGGCGTGCAATGGGGATGAACCAAACGATGACAGTCCAATCCGACGTGTCTATGTTTGCAAACAAATATCCGCAAGATGATGCCGTAAAACTGTTCGGTGCAGTAAAAGGTTTCGGAGCGCAAGCGATTAAGTAA
- a CDS encoding ATP-grasp domain-containing protein, which produces MKENKKRILILGAGLMQGPAIRAAKELGCEVIAVDGNPNAVCAKEADKFFPIDLKDIPALIDLAKSLKEKGLHGVFTAATDFSVSVAAVAESCSLPGHSLEAARRASDKVLMRECFEKHGVPSPKFTHIFKNEIDEAIQILKQKAIPFPITVKPADNMGARGCRLVYSQDELRPALEDAVNFSRSGKAIAEEFIEGEEFSLEALVINGEIFLNALADRHIFFPPYFVEMGHTIPSIKSKEERDELIRVFFLGIKALGLTNGAAKGDIFLRKADPQKNGKRTACVGEIAARLSGGYMSGWTVPYSSGFDVTKAAVKIALGEPVDELPNGEAARFSAERAARFSAERAWISVPGIIKKIYGLEEARSTKNVKDVLPRLFEKDEAVFPKNNVEKCGNVLSSAESYDEAVKASMEAVQKIFLRLERANNKTNLFFEKTNPSIAVQGNYPPNFFKFPEDDSTKEIKNKTFDELLKNSILTEEDEILYPSFFKDFLDKAFDVHGLSIREAIKQAFFLEPKLKEKMLSLQNIGEPLNPTLVLWWKYFIRGSRQGLIYYLDTELND; this is translated from the coding sequence ATGAAAGAAAATAAAAAGCGTATTTTAATTTTAGGAGCGGGACTCATGCAGGGGCCTGCAATAAGGGCAGCAAAAGAGCTGGGCTGCGAGGTCATCGCCGTAGACGGAAATCCGAATGCGGTTTGTGCAAAAGAAGCCGACAAGTTTTTTCCGATAGATTTAAAAGACATTCCCGCCCTCATAGACCTTGCAAAAAGCTTAAAAGAAAAGGGCCTACACGGAGTCTTTACCGCAGCTACGGACTTTTCCGTATCGGTTGCAGCCGTTGCAGAAAGCTGTTCTCTTCCCGGGCACAGTTTGGAAGCCGCCCGCCGTGCAAGCGACAAGGTTTTAATGAGGGAGTGCTTTGAAAAGCACGGCGTTCCTTCTCCTAAGTTTACCCATATTTTTAAAAACGAAATAGATGAGGCCATTCAAATTTTAAAACAAAAAGCCATCCCCTTCCCTATTACGGTAAAGCCTGCCGACAACATGGGAGCGCGGGGCTGCCGCTTGGTCTATTCCCAAGATGAATTAAGACCAGCCCTAGAAGATGCTGTAAACTTTTCGCGGAGCGGAAAAGCTATAGCCGAAGAGTTCATCGAGGGCGAAGAATTTTCTCTTGAAGCCCTAGTTATAAACGGAGAGATTTTTTTAAACGCCCTCGCTGACAGGCACATTTTTTTTCCGCCCTACTTTGTCGAGATGGGACACACGATTCCCTCGATTAAGAGCAAGGAAGAACGTGATGAGCTTATAAGAGTTTTTTTTCTCGGGATAAAGGCCTTGGGGCTTACAAACGGGGCAGCCAAGGGAGACATTTTTTTACGAAAAGCCGATCCCCAAAAAAACGGCAAACGGACTGCCTGTGTGGGAGAAATCGCCGCCCGCCTTTCAGGAGGCTACATGTCGGGCTGGACGGTTCCCTATTCTTCGGGCTTTGATGTAACTAAGGCTGCCGTCAAAATAGCCTTAGGGGAACCCGTAGATGAACTTCCTAATGGCGAGGCCGCTCGATTTAGTGCTGAACGAGCCGCTCGCTTTAGTGCCGAACGAGCTTGGATTTCGGTACCGGGCATCATAAAAAAAATATACGGGCTTGAAGAAGCAAGAAGCACAAAAAACGTAAAGGATGTTTTGCCCCGCCTTTTTGAAAAAGATGAGGCGGTCTTTCCTAAAAACAATGTAGAAAAATGCGGCAATGTCCTAAGCTCTGCGGAAAGCTATGATGAAGCAGTTAAGGCGAGCATGGAAGCCGTACAAAAAATATTTTTGCGACTTGAAAGAGCAAACAACAAAACAAATCTTTTTTTTGAAAAAACAAATCCTTCGATAGCCGTGCAAGGCAATTATCCTCCGAACTTTTTTAAATTCCCTGAAGATGACAGCACAAAGGAAATTAAAAACAAGACTTTCGATGAGCTATTAAAAAATTCCATTTTAACGGAAGAAGATGAAATTCTTTATCCTTCGTTCTTTAAAGATTTTTTAGATAAAGCCTTTGATGTGCACGGCCTTTCTATTCGGGAAGCAATAAAACAAGCCTTCTTCCTTGAACCGAAGCTAAAAGAAAAAATGCTCAGCCTTCAAAATATAGGAGAACCTTTAAACCCGACTCTTGTTTTGTGGTGGAAGTATTTTATACGCGGCAGCCGCCAGGGGCTAATCTATTATCTTGATACCGAATTAAATGATTAA
- a CDS encoding Nif3-like dinuclear metal center hexameric protein, with the protein MKLKELDLYFTELLNIDAFAAQDLSQNGVQVQNSGKEIKKVAFAVDACLQSIKEAAERKADMLFVHHGLFWSRSLRIMGNHYHRIKALLDNDIVLYAVHLPLDAHPLYGNNIGLARRLELENLKEFGMYRGLNIGFYGSLPLKECSEEGLEIDEIINKLFPQGEKPANILPFGPKKVKTIGIISGGAASEIDDAIALGLDLYITGEIEHITYHNALENRINVIAGGHYQTETVGVQLVAKKLELDTNLETCFIDIPTGF; encoded by the coding sequence ATGAAACTAAAAGAGCTTGATCTTTATTTTACCGAGCTGTTAAACATAGATGCTTTTGCGGCTCAAGATTTATCGCAAAACGGCGTTCAGGTACAAAACAGCGGAAAAGAAATAAAAAAGGTTGCCTTCGCGGTGGATGCCTGTCTTCAATCCATAAAAGAAGCCGCCGAGCGTAAAGCCGACATGCTTTTTGTACACCACGGACTTTTTTGGAGCCGCTCCTTACGGATTATGGGAAATCATTACCATAGAATAAAGGCTCTTTTGGATAATGACATAGTGCTCTATGCCGTTCACCTTCCCCTCGATGCCCATCCCCTTTACGGGAACAACATCGGTCTTGCCCGCCGCCTTGAGCTTGAAAACTTAAAAGAATTCGGCATGTACAGGGGGCTTAACATAGGCTTTTACGGCAGTCTTCCTTTAAAAGAATGTTCCGAAGAAGGCTTGGAAATAGATGAAATTATAAATAAACTTTTTCCCCAAGGGGAAAAACCTGCAAACATCCTTCCTTTCGGGCCTAAAAAAGTTAAAACCATCGGAATTATTTCGGGCGGGGCAGCTTCGGAAATAGATGACGCAATAGCCTTAGGACTTGACCTATACATAACGGGAGAGATTGAACACATTACCTATCACAATGCCCTCGAAAACAGGATAAACGTAATTGCCGGAGGCCATTATCAAACGGAAACTGTAGGCGTTCAGTTGGTTGCAAAAAAGCTTGAACTTGATACAAACCTTGAAACCTGCTTTATAGATATTCCGACAGGCTTTTAA
- a CDS encoding Na+/H+ antiporter family protein, which yields MINPVIVAVIVMTVLCLLKINILIAIMVSGVIGGLVGGLGLSTTISTLISGMGGNAETALSYILLGTLAAAISQTNIVTLLAAKLSKSLKAKGILLVLIIAFVGCFSQNLIPIHISYIPILIPPLLVVMNSMKLDRRAMACGLTFSVKWPYVTFPVGFGLIFHGIIANSMTQNGVPFETTEVWKAMWIPGLGMLLGLFIAVFFSYRKPREYKNVHPEMNLEQNVKFTSREWFTLLAIIAAFVIQILTGSMPLGGLVGILILMLTRVIKVNEVDSTMAEGIKLMGFIAFVMLVAAGFAEVIKATKGVDSLVVSSANLIGGSKLLGAIIMLLIGLGITMGIGTSFGTIPIIATIYVPLGVKLGFSPAAIVCLLGTAGALGDAGSPASDSTLGPTAGLNVDGQHDHIWDTCVPTFLHFNIPLIIFGTIAAMFL from the coding sequence ATGATTAATCCTGTAATAGTAGCCGTTATTGTAATGACGGTACTATGTCTTCTCAAAATCAATATTTTGATTGCGATTATGGTTTCCGGCGTTATCGGCGGATTAGTTGGAGGCTTAGGTCTATCTACGACCATAAGCACTCTTATTTCAGGTATGGGAGGCAATGCGGAAACGGCATTATCTTACATTCTTTTGGGTACATTAGCTGCGGCGATAAGTCAGACAAATATTGTAACCTTGCTTGCAGCAAAACTTTCAAAGAGCCTTAAAGCAAAAGGTATTTTGCTTGTTTTGATAATTGCCTTTGTAGGATGTTTTTCACAAAACCTTATCCCAATTCATATTTCATACATTCCGATTTTGATTCCGCCGCTTTTGGTTGTTATGAACTCCATGAAGCTTGATAGAAGGGCTATGGCCTGCGGTCTTACCTTCTCTGTTAAGTGGCCCTATGTTACCTTCCCTGTAGGCTTCGGTCTCATTTTCCATGGAATTATTGCAAATTCAATGACTCAAAACGGAGTTCCCTTTGAAACAACAGAAGTATGGAAAGCGATGTGGATACCCGGTCTTGGTATGCTCTTAGGATTATTCATTGCCGTATTCTTCTCATACAGAAAACCCAGAGAATATAAAAATGTACATCCCGAGATGAATCTTGAACAAAATGTAAAATTTACATCCCGTGAATGGTTTACTCTTTTGGCAATTATTGCAGCCTTTGTAATTCAAATTTTAACAGGTTCAATGCCTCTGGGCGGTCTTGTAGGTATCTTAATCTTAATGCTTACACGCGTTATAAAGGTTAACGAAGTAGACAGCACAATGGCAGAGGGTATAAAACTAATGGGCTTTATCGCCTTTGTTATGCTCGTTGCCGCAGGTTTTGCAGAAGTTATCAAGGCAACAAAGGGTGTTGATTCTCTTGTAGTTTCAAGTGCTAACCTTATAGGAGGAAGCAAACTCCTAGGCGCTATTATAATGCTTTTAATCGGTCTCGGTATTACCATGGGTATTGGAACATCTTTCGGTACAATCCCGATTATTGCAACAATCTATGTTCCGCTCGGTGTAAAGTTAGGTTTCAGCCCTGCCGCTATCGTTTGCTTACTCGGTACAGCCGGAGCCTTGGGAGATGCCGGATCCCCCGCATCAGACTCAACACTTGGACCGACAGCAGGTCTTAACGTAGACGGTCAGCATGACCACATCTGGGACACCTGTGTTCCGACATTCTTGCACTTTAATATTCCGTTAATCATATTCGGAACAATAGCTGCAATGTTCTTGTAA
- the megL gene encoding methionine gamma-lyase encodes MNRKDLEKLGFASKQIHAGSIKNKYGALATPIYQTSTFSFDSAEQGGRRFALEEEGYIYTRLGNPTTTVVEEKLACLENGEACMSASSGIGAVTSCIWSIVNAGDHIVAGKTLYGCTFAFLNHGLSRFGVDVTFVDTRDPENVKKALKPNTKIVYLETPANPNMYLCDIAAVSKIAHAHNPECKVIVDNTYMTPYLQRPLDLGADVVLHSATKYLNGHGDVIAGFVVGKKEFIDQVRFVGVKDMTGSTLGPFEAYLIGRGMKTLDIRMEKHCANAQKVAEFLEKHPAVESIAFPGLKSFPQYELAKKQMKLCGAMIAFTVKGGLEAGKTLINSVKFATIAVSLGDAETLIQHPASMTHSPYTPEERAASDIAEGLVRLSVGLEDAEDIIADLKQALDKLVK; translated from the coding sequence ATGAATAGAAAAGATTTGGAAAAGTTGGGATTTGCTTCAAAGCAGATTCACGCAGGAAGCATTAAGAACAAGTACGGTGCTTTAGCAACACCTATTTATCAAACTTCAACATTTTCGTTTGATTCGGCAGAACAAGGAGGCCGCAGATTTGCTTTAGAGGAAGAAGGCTATATCTACACCCGCTTAGGCAATCCTACGACTACGGTTGTTGAAGAAAAACTTGCCTGCCTTGAAAACGGGGAAGCATGTATGTCTGCAAGCTCCGGTATAGGTGCCGTTACCTCATGCATTTGGTCAATCGTAAATGCAGGAGATCATATCGTTGCCGGAAAAACTCTTTACGGCTGTACTTTTGCATTTTTAAATCATGGTCTATCACGCTTCGGAGTTGATGTAACCTTCGTTGATACGCGGGATCCTGAAAATGTTAAAAAAGCTTTAAAACCGAATACAAAAATCGTTTATTTGGAAACACCGGCCAACCCGAACATGTATCTTTGTGACATTGCAGCGGTAAGTAAGATTGCCCATGCTCATAATCCCGAATGTAAGGTTATAGTAGATAATACTTATATGACCCCTTATCTTCAGCGCCCTCTTGATTTAGGTGCAGACGTTGTTCTTCATTCTGCAACAAAATACCTAAACGGCCATGGAGACGTTATTGCAGGTTTTGTTGTCGGAAAAAAAGAATTCATCGATCAGGTACGCTTTGTAGGTGTTAAGGATATGACCGGTTCTACATTGGGGCCCTTTGAAGCCTACCTAATAGGCCGAGGCATGAAGACCCTCGATATCCGAATGGAAAAGCACTGCGCCAATGCTCAAAAAGTTGCAGAATTCTTGGAAAAACATCCGGCAGTTGAGTCCATCGCCTTCCCCGGTCTTAAATCCTTCCCGCAATATGAGCTTGCAAAAAAACAGATGAAGCTTTGCGGAGCTATGATTGCCTTTACCGTTAAGGGCGGATTGGAAGCCGGTAAAACTCTTATAAACTCGGTTAAATTTGCAACCATTGCAGTAAGCTTAGGCGATGCCGAAACCCTTATTCAGCATCCTGCAAGTATGACCCACTCTCCGTATACTCCGGAAGAAAGAGCCGCTTCGGATATTGCCGAAGGTTTGGTTCGTCTTTCTGTCGGTCTTGAAGATGCGGAAGACATTATTGCCGATTTAAAACAAGCCTTGGATAAACTTGTTAAATAA